One Synechococcus sp. PROS-9-1 DNA window includes the following coding sequences:
- the trpS gene encoding tryptophan--tRNA ligase: MGRPRVLSGVQPTGALHLGNWLGAIRNWVDLQHDNDTFFCVVDLHAVTVPHDPNRLAENTLSTAALYLACGLDPDQSTVFVQSHVKAHSELCWLLNCVTPLNWLERMIQFKEKAVKQGDNVSVGLLDYPVLMAADILLYDADLVPVGEDQKQHLELARDIAQQRINARFGSEDQPLLQVPKPLIMREGARVMSLTDGRNKMSKSDPNDNSRITLLDPPALITKKIKRAKTDPQMGLEFSNPDRPETDNLLGLYALLSGKGRSAAAEECAAMGWGTFKPLLAEAAVSALEPIQSRYNELMDDRAELEKVLNQGRERAEAVAIATVDRVRKAMGFLTA; encoded by the coding sequence ATGGGGCGGCCGAGGGTTCTCTCCGGCGTTCAACCAACAGGTGCACTTCATTTGGGCAACTGGTTGGGCGCCATTCGTAATTGGGTTGATCTGCAGCACGACAACGACACATTCTTTTGTGTCGTTGATCTGCATGCCGTCACCGTTCCGCACGACCCAAATCGTTTAGCGGAGAACACCCTCAGCACCGCAGCCCTCTACCTGGCCTGCGGTCTCGACCCAGATCAATCCACCGTCTTTGTCCAAAGCCATGTCAAAGCTCACAGCGAACTGTGCTGGCTTCTGAACTGCGTGACTCCCTTGAACTGGCTGGAGCGCATGATTCAGTTCAAAGAAAAAGCAGTGAAGCAAGGCGACAACGTCTCTGTAGGCCTTCTTGACTACCCAGTGCTGATGGCCGCCGACATCCTTCTCTATGACGCAGACCTTGTGCCTGTTGGGGAAGATCAGAAACAACATCTGGAGTTAGCGCGCGACATCGCCCAACAACGCATCAACGCTCGCTTCGGCTCAGAGGATCAACCGCTCCTGCAGGTTCCCAAGCCATTGATCATGCGCGAAGGAGCAAGGGTGATGAGCCTGACGGATGGCCGCAACAAAATGAGCAAAAGCGATCCGAACGACAACAGTCGGATCACCCTGCTTGACCCACCTGCACTGATCACGAAGAAGATCAAGCGGGCCAAAACAGATCCTCAAATGGGTCTTGAGTTCAGCAACCCGGATCGACCGGAAACCGACAACCTCCTTGGCCTCTACGCCCTGCTAAGCGGCAAGGGCCGATCAGCCGCTGCAGAGGAATGTGCAGCGATGGGATGGGGAACGTTTAAGCCTCTGCTGGCAGAGGCCGCCGTGAGCGCTCTAGAGCCGATTCAAAGCCGATACAACGAGCTCATGGATGATCGGGCCGAGCTAGAGAAGGTGCTGAATCAAGGCCGTGAGCGGGCTGAAGCCGTAGCAATAGCCACCGTGGATCGTGTACGCAAGGCCATGGGCTTCCTGACGGCCTAA
- a CDS encoding glycoside hydrolase family 104 protein, producing the protein MLSSFAKLPRAVLPAFSQASGIGVVSMGLLLGLAHSIHSERSSERLNQAEQVASALQQDVKTDQKASPYTITHERRALLNTIRFAEGTWKDGHDLGYRTLYGGGQFEDLSKHPERVVVKRYVSAAAGAYQFLPTTWQEVSGRLNLPSFSPDHQDQAALHLVKRRGALHEVDQKGLTAKAMNSLAPEWASFPTHSGLSAYGQPVKSHAELASFYSKNLQTLRQGA; encoded by the coding sequence TTGCTGAGCTCCTTCGCCAAGCTGCCCCGCGCCGTCTTACCGGCTTTCAGTCAAGCCAGCGGCATCGGTGTTGTCAGCATGGGGCTGCTACTCGGCCTTGCACACAGCATTCATTCTGAACGCTCCAGCGAAAGGCTTAACCAAGCAGAACAGGTGGCATCAGCCCTCCAACAAGACGTCAAGACGGACCAAAAAGCATCTCCATACACGATCACTCACGAACGACGCGCCCTGCTCAACACCATTCGCTTTGCTGAAGGGACTTGGAAGGACGGTCACGACCTTGGGTATCGCACCCTCTATGGAGGTGGACAATTTGAAGATCTCTCCAAACATCCAGAAAGGGTGGTCGTGAAGCGTTACGTCAGTGCCGCGGCCGGGGCATATCAATTTTTGCCCACCACCTGGCAAGAGGTTTCAGGTCGTTTGAACTTGCCCAGTTTCTCTCCAGACCACCAAGACCAAGCGGCTCTTCATCTGGTCAAGAGACGCGGAGCTCTCCATGAGGTGGACCAGAAAGGTTTAACGGCAAAAGCAATGAATAGCCTCGCCCCGGAATGGGCTTCTTTTCCCACCCACTCAGGACTCAGTGCCTACGGTCAACCCGTCAAAAGCCATGCTGAGCTAGCAAGCTTTTATTCAAAAAACCTTCAGACGCTCCGTCAGGGCGCCTAA
- a CDS encoding DUF2605 family protein yields the protein MNQEADALLESLLDSLLNDFNHCFKRGQELLAACPDSVMPLDEREAMGVRIDEGLKAIAATRALVNATPTAMAISMEAMTPWHQLVIEVWGLSARVTEANRKNSL from the coding sequence ATGAATCAAGAGGCGGACGCTCTGCTCGAGTCGTTGTTGGACTCGTTGCTCAATGACTTCAACCACTGCTTCAAGCGTGGGCAGGAGCTTTTAGCGGCTTGCCCGGATTCAGTCATGCCCCTGGACGAACGCGAAGCGATGGGAGTTCGAATTGATGAGGGCCTTAAGGCCATTGCTGCCACAAGAGCCCTTGTGAATGCCACCCCTACGGCAATGGCCATCTCGATGGAGGCGATGACTCCTTGGCACCAGCTCGTGATCGAGGTTTGGGGGCTCTCAGCCCGTGTGACGGAAGCGAATAGGAAAAATTCGCTTTAG
- the thrS gene encoding threonine--tRNA ligase, translating into MAGPEQETVSSVAATTPATIAPVVLPKTSNSESLLKIRHSMSHVMAMAVQKLFPTAQVTIGPWTETGFYYDFDNPEPFTEADLKAIKKEMGKIIGRKLPLERIEVSRDEAERRIKAQNEPYKLEILERLVEPITLYTLGDQWWDLCAGPHVANTSELNPKAFELESVAGAYWRGDETKAQLQRIYGTAWETADQLAEHRRRKEEALRRDHRRLGKDLDLFSIEDEAGAGLVFWHPRGARMRLLIEDFWRQAHFEGEYELLYTPHVADISLWKTSGHLDFYAESMFGPMEVDERQYQLKPMNCPFHVLTYASKLRSYRELPIRWAELGTVYRYERPGVMHGLMRVRGFTQDDAHVFCLPEQISDEILQILNLTERILSTFDFSNYEINLSTKPDKAIGDDAVWELATKGLIEALERKGWDYKIDEGGGAFYGPKIDLKIEDAIGRMWQCSTIQLDFNLPERFGLDYIAADGSKQRPIMIHRAIFGSLERFFGIMTENYAGDFPFWLAPEQIRLLPVTDEVLGYAEELQNKLKAAGIRASIDRSGDRLGKLIRTGEQMKIPVLAVIGAKEADQGAASLRSRRDGDLGVIAKERLITAAQSANQERHASLCFADNGGIG; encoded by the coding sequence ATGGCGGGCCCTGAACAGGAAACGGTGAGCAGCGTCGCAGCAACCACCCCAGCCACGATCGCGCCTGTGGTTCTGCCCAAGACCAGCAACAGCGAAAGCCTGCTGAAGATTCGCCACTCGATGAGCCACGTGATGGCCATGGCCGTCCAGAAGCTGTTTCCCACTGCCCAAGTGACCATTGGTCCCTGGACTGAAACAGGGTTTTATTACGACTTCGACAATCCGGAACCCTTTACGGAAGCTGATCTCAAGGCGATCAAGAAGGAGATGGGAAAAATCATTGGCCGCAAGCTCCCGTTAGAGCGCATTGAAGTCAGTCGAGACGAAGCAGAACGTCGAATCAAGGCTCAAAACGAACCCTACAAACTGGAAATTCTCGAGAGACTGGTCGAGCCAATCACGCTTTACACCCTGGGGGATCAGTGGTGGGATCTCTGTGCTGGTCCTCATGTGGCCAACACAAGCGAACTCAATCCAAAAGCATTTGAGCTCGAAAGTGTGGCAGGTGCTTACTGGCGTGGTGACGAAACCAAGGCTCAGCTGCAGCGCATCTATGGCACTGCGTGGGAGACCGCCGATCAACTGGCAGAGCACAGACGCCGCAAAGAAGAAGCACTCCGTCGTGACCATCGCCGCCTCGGCAAAGACCTCGATCTGTTCTCCATCGAAGACGAAGCGGGCGCCGGGCTTGTGTTCTGGCATCCCCGGGGCGCACGCATGCGTCTTCTGATTGAAGACTTCTGGAGGCAAGCGCACTTTGAAGGGGAGTACGAGCTGCTTTACACCCCCCACGTTGCGGACATCAGCCTCTGGAAGACTTCAGGACACCTCGACTTCTATGCAGAGAGCATGTTCGGCCCCATGGAGGTGGATGAGAGGCAATACCAGCTCAAGCCGATGAACTGTCCGTTCCACGTTCTGACCTACGCCAGCAAACTTCGCAGCTATAGGGAACTCCCCATTAGATGGGCGGAACTAGGAACCGTTTACCGCTACGAGCGACCTGGGGTGATGCATGGGCTGATGAGAGTGCGGGGCTTCACCCAAGACGACGCCCACGTGTTTTGCCTACCAGAACAAATCAGTGATGAAATCTTGCAAATCCTGAATCTCACAGAACGGATTCTGTCGACATTCGATTTCAGCAACTACGAGATCAACCTTTCAACAAAACCAGACAAAGCCATCGGCGATGACGCTGTCTGGGAGCTCGCCACCAAAGGCCTGATCGAAGCCTTAGAGCGCAAGGGCTGGGACTACAAAATTGATGAGGGTGGCGGAGCCTTTTACGGACCCAAGATCGACCTGAAAATCGAGGATGCGATTGGTCGAATGTGGCAGTGCTCAACCATCCAGCTCGATTTCAACTTGCCTGAGCGTTTCGGACTGGATTACATCGCAGCTGATGGAAGCAAACAGCGCCCGATCATGATTCACCGAGCGATTTTCGGTTCACTGGAACGATTTTTCGGAATCATGACCGAAAACTATGCGGGAGATTTTCCGTTTTGGCTCGCCCCAGAACAGATCCGGTTGCTGCCTGTGACCGATGAAGTACTGGGTTACGCAGAAGAGCTTCAAAACAAGCTCAAAGCAGCTGGTATTCGCGCCAGCATTGATCGCAGCGGAGACCGACTTGGGAAGCTGATCCGCACGGGAGAACAGATGAAAATCCCAGTGTTGGCTGTTATTGGAGCCAAAGAAGCTGATCAGGGCGCTGCGAGCCTGCGCAGCCGCCGCGATGGCGACCTTGGTGTGATCGCAAAGGAGCGTCTAATCACAGCGGCACAATCGGCCAACCAAGAACGGCACGCCTCACTTTGTTTTGCCGACAATGGGGGCATCGGGTAA
- a CDS encoding DUF1824 family protein, translated as MSDPAITALADLNRLLSAPQLSSSERKGLKSELIAEMNKFAWFTVGIMAPSSTDAMICLRDLELAMGWPAMQLEDETPIDSGVFLKANQSTGCIRIRAEAGLGEGFLISGHQAESQQLGPQSGPTWGPLPLDLFHN; from the coding sequence ATGAGCGACCCAGCGATCACGGCTCTGGCCGATCTCAATCGATTACTCAGTGCCCCTCAGCTGAGTTCGAGCGAGCGGAAGGGTCTCAAAAGCGAGCTCATCGCTGAGATGAATAAGTTCGCCTGGTTCACAGTTGGCATCATGGCCCCCTCATCCACTGACGCGATGATCTGTCTTCGCGACCTTGAGCTGGCGATGGGTTGGCCTGCCATGCAGCTCGAGGACGAAACACCCATTGACAGCGGGGTCTTCCTAAAGGCCAACCAATCGACTGGTTGCATTCGCATCCGAGCAGAGGCGGGGCTGGGTGAAGGCTTTTTAATCAGCGGACATCAAGCTGAGTCTCAACAATTAGGTCCACAGTCAGGCCCTACATGGGGTCCCCTCCCTCTCGACCTTTTTCATAACTGA
- the glk gene encoding glucokinase, which translates to MQATTYLAGDLGGTKTLLAIYSDQNGKLKQEHVQRYVSAEWTSLDSMLKHFLQTRPDANSKPQTSCFAVAGPVKNRAAELTNLGWSISQESLQQSAGLEQVELVNDFAVLIYGLPHFSDSQQITLQTGSGIDSDVTQAKQGPVAILGAGTGLGMARGLPSNTGWIALPSEGGHREFAPRSNDEWALVQWLKRDLSLERISVERVVSGTGLGHVMHWMLQQSENATHPLQEKAKAWRYNTPDHPDYHDIPASTCQFAKAGDQLANAAMTLWLSAYGAAAGDLALQELCTGGLWIGGGTAEKNQDGLKSMHFLNAMRQKGRFQPFLEGLTVRAVIDPEAGLFSAACRARKLAESSGTLA; encoded by the coding sequence ATGCAGGCAACGACTTACCTGGCCGGTGATCTTGGTGGCACCAAAACGCTCCTAGCGATCTACAGCGATCAAAACGGCAAGCTGAAACAAGAGCATGTCCAGCGTTACGTGTCGGCGGAATGGACGTCTCTGGACTCCATGCTCAAGCACTTCCTCCAAACACGCCCAGACGCCAACTCCAAACCTCAAACCAGCTGTTTCGCCGTCGCCGGCCCCGTGAAGAACCGTGCTGCTGAACTCACCAATTTGGGATGGAGTATCAGCCAAGAGTCACTGCAACAATCGGCCGGTTTAGAGCAGGTCGAACTCGTTAATGATTTCGCTGTTCTGATCTACGGCCTTCCACATTTCAGTGACAGCCAGCAGATCACGCTTCAAACCGGATCGGGAATCGATTCTGATGTCACCCAAGCCAAGCAGGGTCCCGTCGCCATTCTTGGAGCAGGAACAGGGCTGGGAATGGCTCGGGGACTTCCAAGCAACACAGGATGGATTGCTTTACCCAGCGAGGGTGGTCATCGAGAGTTCGCACCACGTAGCAACGACGAATGGGCCCTTGTGCAATGGCTCAAGCGTGATCTATCCCTTGAGCGGATCTCCGTGGAGAGAGTTGTAAGCGGAACCGGATTGGGCCATGTCATGCACTGGATGCTTCAGCAGTCTGAAAACGCGACGCACCCACTTCAAGAGAAGGCCAAGGCATGGAGATACAACACACCAGACCATCCTGATTATCACGATATCCCTGCTTCAACATGCCAATTCGCCAAAGCAGGCGACCAGCTTGCTAACGCTGCGATGACGCTTTGGCTCAGTGCCTACGGAGCAGCAGCAGGTGACTTGGCCTTACAGGAATTGTGCACTGGTGGGCTTTGGATCGGTGGAGGAACGGCCGAAAAAAACCAAGATGGCTTGAAGTCGATGCATTTTTTAAATGCCATGCGGCAGAAAGGGCGCTTTCAGCCTTTTTTGGAAGGTTTGACGGTGCGTGCTGTGATCGATCCGGAAGCTGGTCTGTTCAGTGCAGCTTGCAGAGCACGGAAACTAGCTGAGTCGAGTGGGACACTGGCCTGA
- the thrB gene encoding homoserine kinase — translation MAQPRIGQTVVVDVPATTANIGPGFDCLGAALDLNNRFTMRRIDGDGERFELIIEGQEGSHLRGGPDNLVYRAAQRVWKAAGQEPIAIEARVRLAVPPARGLGSSATAIVAGLVGANALVGEPLSREKLLELAIDIEGHPDNVVPSLLGGLCMTAKAASQRWRVVRCEWMHSIKAVVAIPAIRLSTSEARRAMPKSVPIGDAVVNLGALTLLLQGLRTGNGDLISDGMHDRLHEPYRWRLIKGGQEVKEAALAAGAWGCAISGAGPSILALCSEEKGQTVSHAMVKAWEAAGVASRAPLLSLQTAGSHWHPKDTE, via the coding sequence ATGGCGCAGCCGCGTATAGGCCAAACAGTGGTAGTGGATGTTCCCGCAACCACCGCCAACATTGGACCAGGATTCGATTGTCTAGGCGCTGCTCTGGATCTCAATAACCGATTCACCATGCGTCGAATCGATGGCGATGGAGAGCGATTTGAACTGATCATCGAAGGGCAGGAGGGGTCTCATTTACGGGGAGGGCCAGACAACCTCGTGTATCGAGCAGCGCAACGGGTCTGGAAAGCAGCCGGCCAAGAGCCCATAGCCATCGAAGCTCGAGTGCGCCTAGCCGTTCCTCCAGCGAGGGGTCTAGGCAGCAGCGCCACAGCCATCGTGGCGGGACTGGTGGGTGCCAATGCCTTAGTGGGAGAGCCTCTCAGTCGAGAAAAACTGCTGGAGCTTGCAATCGATATCGAAGGACACCCAGACAATGTTGTGCCTTCGCTCCTGGGGGGGCTATGCATGACGGCAAAGGCTGCTTCTCAGCGCTGGCGAGTGGTGCGTTGCGAATGGATGCACAGCATCAAAGCAGTCGTTGCGATCCCAGCCATTCGTCTCAGCACCAGCGAAGCAAGACGGGCCATGCCGAAATCGGTCCCCATTGGTGATGCAGTGGTCAATCTTGGTGCCCTCACCCTGCTGCTGCAGGGCCTAAGGACTGGAAACGGCGATTTGATCTCAGACGGTATGCATGACCGCCTGCATGAGCCCTATCGCTGGAGGCTGATCAAAGGCGGGCAAGAAGTCAAAGAGGCTGCGCTAGCGGCTGGAGCCTGGGGATGTGCCATCAGCGGCGCAGGCCCAAGCATTTTGGCCCTGTGTTCAGAAGAGAAAGGGCAAACCGTGAGCCATGCCATGGTCAAGGCTTGGGAAGCGGCTGGCGTCGCTAGTCGCGCTCCACTGCTTAGCCTTCAGACGGCTGGGAGCCACTGGCACCCCAAAGATACTGAGTAG
- a CDS encoding NAD(P)H-quinone oxidoreductase subunit 4 → MDANLPLTAASQTAFPWLSLIVLLPAAMALLMPLLPGDDTEPSPLPRNLAIGVLLIDLVLMLVVFSKHFDPSDSSLQLVERVSWVPSIGLEWSLGADGLSAPLVVLSGLVTLLSVAASWNVQHKTNLYFGLLLVQASAQGLVFLSQDFLLFFLSWELELVPVYLLIAIWGGSNRQYAATKFILYTAVASLLILISGLALALSGDSFTLNLTELAARSPGGTFGLLCYLGFLIGFGVKLPMFPLHTWLPDAHGEANAPVSMLLAGVLLKMGGYALLRFNVQMLPDAHLVLAPALIVLGIVNIIYGALNAFAQDNVKRRIACSSVSHMGFVLLGIGAVDALSLSGAMLQMISHGLIAAAMFFVTGCFYERTKTLSIPNMGGLAKVLPITFAFFLASSLASLALPGMSGFISEITIFLGITSQENFTTLFRITTVAIAAIGLVLTPMYLLSMCRRVFFGPRIPALAFIDDMRPRELVIGLTLMVPTLVIGIWPRIAMDFYEAATNALASDLGTHSLVALTTLLPAG, encoded by the coding sequence ATGGACGCCAATTTGCCGCTGACGGCTGCGTCTCAGACAGCGTTCCCATGGCTCTCGCTCATCGTTTTGCTTCCTGCGGCGATGGCTCTGTTGATGCCATTGCTGCCAGGTGATGACACAGAGCCATCACCTTTGCCGCGAAATCTGGCCATCGGAGTCCTTCTGATCGACCTTGTGTTGATGTTGGTGGTCTTTAGTAAGCATTTCGACCCCAGCGATAGCAGTCTTCAGCTCGTTGAACGGGTCAGCTGGGTTCCATCGATCGGCTTGGAATGGTCCCTCGGCGCCGATGGACTGTCAGCTCCACTTGTTGTGCTCAGTGGGCTAGTCACGCTTTTATCCGTTGCCGCCAGCTGGAACGTTCAACACAAGACCAACTTGTACTTCGGTCTTTTACTGGTTCAAGCCTCCGCTCAGGGACTGGTCTTTCTCTCCCAGGATTTTCTGCTGTTCTTCCTCTCTTGGGAACTGGAACTCGTTCCTGTTTATCTCCTGATTGCGATCTGGGGTGGAAGCAATCGTCAATACGCAGCCACAAAATTCATCCTCTACACGGCTGTCGCATCCCTTCTAATTCTCATTAGCGGCCTTGCCCTGGCCCTATCCGGAGACAGCTTCACGCTCAACCTGACTGAGCTCGCTGCACGTTCTCCAGGAGGAACTTTTGGGTTGCTCTGTTACCTCGGCTTCCTAATCGGCTTTGGTGTGAAGTTACCGATGTTTCCACTTCACACCTGGCTTCCAGACGCCCATGGAGAGGCCAATGCTCCCGTGTCGATGTTGCTGGCTGGTGTGCTGTTGAAAATGGGCGGTTATGCCTTGCTGCGCTTCAACGTTCAGATGCTCCCCGATGCGCATCTCGTTCTTGCGCCAGCACTCATCGTTCTTGGCATCGTCAACATCATTTATGGAGCGTTGAACGCTTTCGCTCAAGACAATGTCAAACGGCGTATCGCCTGCAGCTCGGTCAGCCATATGGGCTTTGTGTTGCTTGGCATCGGTGCTGTGGATGCCCTCAGCCTGAGTGGCGCCATGCTCCAGATGATTAGTCACGGACTGATCGCAGCAGCAATGTTCTTCGTGACAGGCTGTTTTTACGAACGCACCAAAACGCTGTCCATTCCCAACATGGGCGGACTTGCGAAGGTGCTACCGATCACCTTTGCATTCTTTCTTGCCAGCTCCCTGGCCTCCCTTGCCCTTCCTGGCATGAGCGGATTCATCAGTGAAATCACAATCTTTCTGGGCATAACCAGTCAGGAAAATTTCACCACCTTGTTCCGCATCACGACGGTTGCCATCGCAGCGATTGGGCTCGTGCTTACCCCGATGTATCTCCTCTCCATGTGCAGACGAGTGTTCTTTGGCCCACGAATCCCAGCTTTGGCCTTCATCGATGACATGCGCCCACGAGAACTAGTGATCGGGCTCACCCTGATGGTGCCAACGTTGGTGATTGGAATTTGGCCCCGTATCGCCATGGATTTCTACGAAGCAGCCACCAATGCTCTCGCCAGTGATCTAGGCACTCATAGCCTGGTTGCTCTCACAACCCTGCTGCCGGCGGGCTGA